In Pseudoalteromonas sp. MM1, a single window of DNA contains:
- the fahA gene encoding fumarylacetoacetase, whose amino-acid sequence MSQINETHDIKLTSWVESANIKGCDFPIQNLPFAEFRTKNTNEEFRGGVAIGDLVIDLAKLSRLNIFTGDAKTALDAASESTLNTFMGLGGQYWSALRLALSKALREGAQQQSEIQSTLIAQADIEFSLPCRIGDYTDFYTSIYHATAVGSLFRPDNPLLPNYKWVPIGYHGRSSSIDVSGQTFHRPKGQTKAPDADTPSFGPCKRLDYELELGIYLGKGNALGDAIAIENAENHVFGFCVFNDWSARDLQAWEYQPLGPFLAKNFASTVSPWIVTTEALAPFRAAWTRDENDPQPMPYLESAANREQGAFDIQMDVKIQTQKMRDENHQPTQVSASSFKHSYWTVAQMVAHHTVNGCNFMPGDMLGSGTQSGPTHEEAGSLLELSRGGKEKITLSNGEQRSFLEDGDNVIMRGWCEKEGYARIGFGSVESTVLPAK is encoded by the coding sequence ATGAGCCAAATTAACGAAACCCACGACATTAAATTAACCAGCTGGGTAGAGTCGGCCAATATTAAAGGCTGTGACTTCCCGATTCAAAATTTACCTTTTGCAGAATTTCGTACTAAAAACACAAATGAAGAATTTAGAGGCGGGGTTGCTATTGGCGATCTGGTTATTGATTTAGCAAAATTGAGCCGCTTAAACATTTTTACCGGTGATGCTAAAACAGCGCTTGATGCAGCAAGCGAATCAACATTAAATACATTTATGGGTTTAGGTGGGCAATACTGGTCAGCACTGCGTTTAGCGCTTTCAAAAGCATTGCGTGAAGGCGCACAGCAACAAAGTGAAATACAAAGTACGCTAATAGCTCAAGCTGATATAGAGTTTTCACTGCCGTGTCGTATTGGTGATTACACCGACTTTTATACCTCAATTTACCATGCAACAGCCGTTGGTAGCTTGTTTAGACCAGACAACCCGCTATTACCAAACTATAAATGGGTGCCGATTGGCTATCATGGTCGCTCATCATCTATTGATGTATCGGGGCAAACGTTTCATCGCCCTAAAGGGCAAACTAAAGCACCCGATGCAGATACCCCATCATTTGGCCCATGTAAACGCCTAGATTACGAGTTAGAGCTTGGTATTTACTTAGGTAAAGGCAATGCGCTGGGTGATGCTATCGCCATTGAAAACGCTGAAAACCATGTATTTGGCTTTTGTGTATTTAACGATTGGTCAGCACGAGATTTACAAGCATGGGAATACCAACCATTAGGCCCGTTTTTAGCTAAAAACTTTGCATCTACTGTATCGCCTTGGATTGTCACCACTGAAGCACTTGCACCTTTTAGAGCGGCTTGGACACGTGATGAAAACGACCCGCAACCAATGCCGTACTTAGAATCTGCTGCTAATCGCGAGCAAGGTGCTTTTGATATTCAAATGGATGTTAAAATTCAGACTCAAAAAATGCGTGATGAAAACCACCAACCTACGCAGGTCTCTGCCTCAAGCTTCAAACATTCATATTGGACTGTGGCGCAAATGGTGGCTCATCACACTGTTAATGGCTGTAACTTTATGCCAGGTGATATGCTCGGCTCTGGCACTCAGTCAGGCCCTACACATGAAGAAGCCGGCTCTTTATTAGAGCTTTCTCGTGGTGGTAAAGAAAAAATAACCCTGAGTAATGGAGAGCAACGCAGCTTTTTAGAAGATGGCGATAATGTAATTATGCGTGGCTGGTGTGAAAAAGAAGGCTATGCCCGTATCGGCTTTGGTAGTGTAGAAAGCACAGTGCTTCCTGCTAAATAA
- the hppD gene encoding 4-hydroxyphenylpyruvate dioxygenase — protein sequence MSEANNPLGLVGIEFTEYATPDADYMDKVFTDFGFSKLKKFKDKDIIYYNQNDIHFLLNNERDGFSAEFAKSHGPAICSMGWRVNDAQHAFETAVARGAKPATDSTHKDLPYPAIYGIGDSLIYFIEQFGDKGSIYESDFEDLSSPNVVEDKGFIRIDHLTNNVYKGTMETWANFYKDVFGFTEVRYFDIKGQKTALLSYALKSPCGTFSIPINEGKGNNNNQIDEYLGEYNGPGVQHLAFLTDDLVSSLDKLDKSTIATLDIIPEYYDTIFDRVPWVAEDKEKIREHQILVDSQSENCYLLQIFSKNLFGPIFIEMIQRVDDGGFGEGNFQALFESIERDQERRGVL from the coding sequence ATGAGTGAAGCAAATAATCCACTAGGTTTAGTTGGTATTGAGTTTACTGAATACGCAACACCTGATGCAGACTACATGGATAAAGTGTTTACTGATTTTGGTTTTTCAAAATTAAAAAAATTTAAAGACAAAGATATTATCTACTACAACCAAAACGACATTCACTTTTTACTAAATAACGAACGCGATGGTTTTTCTGCTGAATTTGCAAAAAGTCATGGTCCAGCAATTTGCTCCATGGGTTGGCGCGTAAACGATGCTCAGCATGCATTTGAAACAGCTGTAGCACGTGGTGCAAAACCCGCAACCGACTCAACCCATAAAGACTTACCTTACCCCGCAATTTACGGTATTGGCGATAGCCTGATTTACTTTATTGAGCAATTTGGTGATAAAGGGTCTATTTATGAGTCTGACTTTGAAGATTTATCATCACCTAATGTAGTTGAAGATAAAGGCTTTATACGTATAGATCACTTAACTAATAACGTTTACAAAGGCACTATGGAAACATGGGCAAACTTTTACAAAGACGTGTTTGGTTTTACAGAAGTACGCTATTTCGATATTAAAGGTCAAAAAACAGCGTTGCTATCGTATGCATTAAAATCACCCTGTGGCACCTTCTCAATTCCTATTAATGAAGGTAAAGGCAATAACAATAACCAAATCGACGAGTATTTAGGCGAATATAATGGCCCTGGTGTACAACATCTCGCGTTTTTAACTGACGATTTAGTAAGCTCGCTTGATAAGCTTGATAAATCGACCATTGCTACTTTAGACATTATTCCTGAGTACTACGACACTATTTTTGACCGTGTGCCTTGGGTTGCAGAAGACAAAGAAAAAATTCGCGAACATCAAATATTAGTCGATAGCCAAAGTGAAAATTGTTACTTATTACAAATATTTTCTAAGAACTTATTTGGGCCAATTTTCATTGAAATGATCCAACGTGTTGACGATGGTGGTTTTGGTGAAGGTAATTTCCAAGCATTGTTTGAGTCAATTGAGCGAGACCAAGAGCGCCGCGGCGTTTTATAA
- a CDS encoding peptide MFS transporter: MSSAPDSGWFGHPKGLSTLFFTEMWERMSYYGMRAMLVLFMTASLQQEGLGFTVASAAAIYGLYTGAVYFLGLPGGWLADRLFGGQKAVWYGGIIIMCGHIILAVPHEYSFFIGLIFVATGTGLLKPNISAMVGQLYSDADERRDGGYAIYYMGINLGSLIGYYVCGYFMENVGWHWAFGAAAVGMAIGLIQYKRTLNNLPEHSALPANPLSPQGTTRTWGAIALFVAVVTGVTVAAMAGVIVINPSVVAGYTAVIFTVIFFVYFGLIYFKGNLTGEEKQRMWALFLVCVASACFWSGFEQAGSSLNLFARDYTDRLIGTFEIPTTWFQSLNSLFIIVLSPFFAALWINLSKKMISPTYSVKCALGLIIMASGFLVMFMAAQYAAEGLKVAPYWLVTTYFLHTVGELCLSPVALSAVSKLSPRRYTGQLMGVFVLTYSIGNVISGILAGNFDPNNVQEIPNLYLQIALFSIGVGIVLVLMSFKAKVWEKQGLEENVA; this comes from the coding sequence ATGAGTTCAGCTCCAGATAGTGGTTGGTTTGGCCACCCTAAAGGACTTTCGACATTGTTTTTCACTGAGATGTGGGAACGAATGAGTTACTACGGCATGCGAGCTATGCTCGTATTGTTTATGACAGCAAGCTTACAACAAGAAGGGTTAGGCTTTACTGTTGCTTCAGCGGCTGCAATTTACGGTTTATACACAGGTGCCGTTTATTTCTTAGGCTTACCTGGTGGTTGGCTAGCGGATAGATTATTCGGTGGCCAAAAAGCCGTATGGTACGGCGGTATCATTATCATGTGTGGCCATATTATTTTGGCCGTGCCTCATGAGTATTCATTTTTTATTGGTTTAATATTTGTAGCTACTGGTACTGGTTTACTTAAACCAAATATCAGCGCAATGGTAGGTCAGCTTTACAGCGATGCTGATGAGCGCCGTGATGGCGGTTACGCTATATACTACATGGGTATTAACTTAGGCTCTTTGATTGGTTACTACGTATGTGGCTACTTTATGGAAAATGTTGGCTGGCACTGGGCATTTGGTGCTGCAGCGGTAGGTATGGCGATTGGCTTAATCCAATATAAACGTACATTAAATAACTTACCAGAACACAGCGCACTACCTGCTAACCCTTTAAGCCCTCAAGGCACTACACGCACATGGGGTGCAATTGCATTGTTTGTTGCTGTTGTTACTGGCGTTACAGTAGCCGCTATGGCGGGTGTAATTGTTATCAATCCATCGGTTGTAGCCGGTTACACAGCCGTTATATTTACTGTTATATTTTTTGTATATTTTGGCCTTATTTACTTTAAAGGCAATTTAACCGGTGAAGAAAAACAAAGAATGTGGGCACTATTTTTAGTGTGTGTTGCTTCTGCGTGTTTTTGGTCTGGTTTTGAGCAAGCGGGTTCATCACTTAACCTATTTGCTCGTGATTACACAGACCGCCTTATCGGGACTTTTGAAATTCCCACTACGTGGTTTCAATCATTAAACTCACTGTTTATTATTGTACTGTCGCCGTTTTTTGCAGCGCTTTGGATTAACTTATCTAAAAAAATGATCTCGCCAACTTACAGCGTTAAATGTGCACTTGGCTTAATTATTATGGCTTCTGGCTTTTTAGTGATGTTTATGGCTGCTCAGTACGCTGCTGAAGGTTTAAAGGTTGCGCCTTACTGGCTTGTTACTACTTACTTTTTACATACAGTGGGTGAGCTTTGTCTAAGCCCTGTTGCATTGAGCGCAGTAAGTAAATTATCACCTCGGCGCTATACAGGCCAATTAATGGGTGTATTTGTTTTAACCTACTCTATTGGTAATGTTATCTCGGGCATACTGGCGGGTAACTTTGATCCAAACAATGTACAAGAAATCCCTAACTTATATTTACAAATTGCCTTATTTAGCATTGGCGTAGGTATTGTTCTAGTGCTTATGAGCTTTAAAGCAAAAGTATGGGAAAAACAAGGCTTAGAAGAAAATGTAGCATAA
- a CDS encoding metallophosphoesterase has product MRLLTLYRTPFLIFCIFLLSACGGSDDQVTTNPNDPIEPEPSELTVSTTTGLDVSLDEGSFLLTVPANAVSQSTELTYEKTVLDDANALLNIISDIHLLTPNTLSFSNPITITIKIPDDYQLGGQLFIARQSGDSWAVIENSFVADGFVSAQVTTLGTFALMMQRNEAFADIGPTCDATATEQSVRFIHVADLHARFGYEEQYFSRIKAYYNQALAQTPHTLFTNGGDDYEKGTVAEQLSQGSATEEAIKAMQFDLRVVGNHDYAWGPEKLLSYSQDENAIVVASNTRYEGEQLQDFAAVGFAKVQVGCVTLGVFGMTSVPWNELDEPIDEEPIPDFIKQFKMSWQWQQIAQSIVSQYQDEVDYILMLSHLGEGLDIDMATDVSGIDLVLGGHTHGGESYNTLENGAVVIQPDFYAKGITDVTLTFNLQDKTSPTIDYNTIETDSISERDEQTKLAIDEIMGRYAPDANTEIAISENYPSSLELAEITALAAAHASDITAALLNPELVQTRWTPGTLTQEDFHKAYYVERQPSNTPGFNSLYSVTVTGSDLNTMFASQPDWFLLKPDDIQAASTYQVALFKGAALNPELFFSGVTFSNVEAIDEAWWLLDQYARFRTSQCLYLDTDNQLFSCNEQSNVTVWNFDDANSPLTPDYGPSVLSYFDPEQTNWGPEETQYNTTQALGISDFSDGSSGVMAFSRHAPTEGLLITLNTPANGDYASEGMVSDYTLVMDLYWPEEGKDIYRAIMQANTQDYLTDDADMFIDPTGGYGKSTSDSGYFGQTEPENWHRVAFVFYTAPSNGVFEVYIDGELAGVKEDGEINNTWALTSSVLLFTDNNFETVPGYLNALLYAGRALTRDEIKSMGSAQSKLTFTPTTRVLNQAIERHYQAAPMVKPNLWLEQRNTFFNNRTQSVNN; this is encoded by the coding sequence ATGCGCTTGTTAACTTTATATCGCACCCCATTTTTAATTTTTTGTATTTTTTTATTATCTGCCTGTGGTGGTTCAGACGATCAAGTTACAACTAACCCTAACGATCCTATTGAGCCAGAGCCAAGCGAGTTAACCGTATCTACAACGACCGGTTTAGATGTCAGCCTTGATGAAGGAAGCTTTTTACTGACTGTACCGGCCAATGCTGTATCTCAAAGCACTGAGCTTACCTACGAAAAAACAGTGCTAGATGATGCAAATGCACTGCTAAATATTATCTCAGATATACACCTACTGACTCCCAATACGCTTTCCTTTAGTAATCCAATTACAATTACCATAAAAATACCTGATGATTACCAATTAGGTGGCCAGCTATTTATTGCTAGACAATCTGGCGATAGCTGGGCAGTTATTGAAAACTCTTTTGTTGCAGATGGCTTTGTAAGTGCGCAAGTAACAACACTTGGAACCTTCGCTTTAATGATGCAGCGTAATGAGGCCTTTGCCGATATTGGCCCAACGTGTGATGCCACAGCCACAGAGCAATCAGTAAGGTTTATTCATGTTGCCGATTTACATGCACGATTTGGTTATGAGGAGCAGTATTTTAGCCGCATAAAGGCGTACTACAACCAAGCACTTGCACAAACGCCGCACACCCTGTTTACCAACGGGGGTGATGACTACGAAAAAGGCACGGTTGCTGAACAACTGTCACAAGGCAGTGCCACAGAAGAAGCCATTAAAGCCATGCAGTTTGATTTACGCGTAGTAGGAAATCACGACTATGCATGGGGCCCTGAAAAATTATTAAGTTATTCCCAAGATGAGAATGCCATCGTAGTTGCTAGTAATACCCGCTATGAGGGTGAGCAGCTTCAAGACTTTGCAGCTGTAGGCTTTGCTAAAGTTCAAGTTGGTTGTGTTACCTTGGGCGTATTTGGCATGACATCCGTACCATGGAACGAGCTAGACGAACCAATTGATGAGGAGCCTATTCCTGATTTTATCAAACAATTTAAAATGAGCTGGCAGTGGCAACAAATCGCACAAAGTATAGTAAGCCAATACCAAGACGAGGTTGACTATATACTAATGCTAAGCCATTTAGGTGAAGGCCTAGATATTGATATGGCAACCGATGTAAGCGGTATTGACTTAGTGTTAGGTGGCCATACTCATGGCGGAGAAAGTTATAATACGCTCGAGAACGGCGCAGTGGTTATTCAACCAGACTTTTATGCCAAAGGGATCACTGATGTTACCCTTACCTTTAATCTGCAAGATAAAACATCGCCAACGATAGATTACAACACCATTGAAACTGACAGCATTAGCGAACGTGATGAACAAACCAAACTTGCGATTGATGAAATTATGGGGCGTTATGCGCCCGATGCAAACACAGAAATTGCTATTTCTGAAAATTACCCGAGTAGTTTAGAACTTGCAGAAATAACGGCATTAGCTGCAGCCCATGCAAGTGATATAACGGCCGCTCTGCTCAACCCTGAATTAGTACAAACAAGATGGACACCCGGCACCTTAACACAAGAAGACTTTCATAAAGCCTACTATGTTGAGCGCCAGCCCTCTAACACTCCAGGCTTTAATTCGTTATATAGCGTAACGGTTACAGGTAGCGATTTAAACACCATGTTTGCCAGTCAGCCCGATTGGTTTTTACTCAAACCAGATGATATACAAGCTGCGAGCACTTACCAGGTTGCGTTGTTTAAAGGCGCAGCGCTTAATCCTGAGCTATTTTTTAGCGGAGTTACCTTTTCAAACGTAGAAGCCATTGACGAAGCATGGTGGTTACTCGATCAATATGCACGTTTTAGAACAAGCCAATGCTTATATCTAGATACCGATAATCAACTCTTTTCATGTAACGAGCAAAGCAATGTCACCGTGTGGAATTTTGACGATGCAAATAGCCCTTTAACGCCAGATTATGGTCCTTCAGTATTGAGCTATTTTGACCCAGAACAGACAAACTGGGGCCCTGAAGAAACGCAATATAATACAACTCAAGCACTTGGTATTTCAGATTTTTCTGATGGCAGCTCTGGTGTAATGGCGTTTTCACGCCACGCCCCTACTGAGGGGTTATTAATAACCTTAAATACACCTGCCAATGGTGATTATGCAAGTGAAGGCATGGTTTCTGATTACACCTTAGTAATGGATTTATATTGGCCTGAAGAAGGCAAAGATATTTATCGCGCAATCATGCAAGCAAACACACAAGATTACCTTACTGATGATGCCGATATGTTTATCGACCCAACGGGCGGTTATGGCAAATCAACCAGTGACAGTGGTTACTTTGGACAAACAGAGCCTGAAAACTGGCACCGAGTTGCATTTGTATTTTATACCGCCCCCAGTAATGGGGTATTTGAAGTGTACATAGACGGCGAGCTTGCTGGTGTGAAAGAAGACGGTGAAATAAATAACACCTGGGCATTAACGTCGTCTGTTTTACTCTTTACAGACAACAACTTTGAAACAGTGCCTGGTTATTTAAACGCCCTTTTATATGCTGGGCGCGCCCTGACTCGAGACGAAATTAAAAGCATGGGCAGCGCACAATCAAAACTGACATTTACCCCTACAACACGGGTATTAAACCAAGCTATTGAGCGCCATTACCAAGCAGCACCAATGGTAAAACCTAACCTTTGGCTCGAGCAGCGCAACACGTTTTTTAACAACCGCACACAAAGTGTAAACAATTAA
- a CDS encoding cellulose synthase subunit BcsC-related outer membrane protein, whose translation MSLKWAVVCSLAVSASVNAKTNNDIDTHSVEWLLSQINIGEVQENKDLIADSLQKLLAIAPNRIESQCALARYEFANGKAVQANQILRKIDNSNTRIHPCVEQLRLIARLENQDKADIQQAKLLARAGRFEQARLIYNSLFKNTYPSLAFELEHLSWYAQDQSQWQNVKKGYERLLRSYENIGAVDIAYARHLLRKNPTDDSALTILSRYGSTSRYSNEVEAIWLGALSNMQLNSTTDKQFQRYFSVYPFSSKGELQYQDFKKDLKARQKLLANPAYQLWVKGEALLEQNKLVAAEPLLLKALRGRPKDGAIMRSLGILYLRMGKNQKSYNYFTRAQSNTADFAERETLKELAATAKFWLYIRQAKEATNERQFKTAKLKLDLADTLNQDPATILYNRGLLQFAQGNYSQAAAIYQTVLKNEPLNNGALTGLLEIAELDNNEQSLIKFYNALSSAQKAQLKPIYSATLSSQLREKARQYNDAGDTELAEKTLKEAIELAPEQPWLYYDLAFIYQQNGLTQKAKTLFNNVLWQFPLNPQLRYSHALFLRSIDDYQGALNTLDYVPVNERNDDIITLEQQLRLNESLRRSERHLNSKNRTTAIFHLSNLEAQNLTPVMKAELSRSWYQIDEKKHAIKLINDALKTEPTLSPYWHMLYGEWLLEQNERPTVEQWFTNYSLPSNASTGEIEQYVNLYTTYINEYYEGGELLAKLNQLDQKYPSTPATTTALINANLALEQRESAIIVYQQKLKNNQPIDPQAMLAVAKAYRELGNDFQAKEATERAIAQTDDQQAYLQRQIMASLNDFNYAGDALALANQLITKSPNDKELSYLGAEVARNFNEQDQAKQWYLKTLSSEQRLNDESFYKQIARIDENDAWYINGAKRELINEQSKNQAYIAIGVNFSGQTSTESEATLGAGLVPIEAYFPLWQGQGFIKIDPTSISAQTTRFDEQFAGSRYGQGALCIFTCDIDEVSPEQDGVDIGIGWQNENWRVDVGTTPLGFLIEDIVWGVNYANSIGDFGYSLELEKRPVTSSVLSYAGLEDVNTGEIWGGVRSTGLTANLSHDLGGDWGFWSSADFTLYKGQNVKDNQRYRVMGGSYYRVISNQEREFTVGASLLHWAYQYNLSEETWGHGGYYSPQNYVGLSLPLSYDARWGDDFVYRLKTGISYSQTKTQAIDFYPNDTDLQLQAYDRESITGVDPVFESDDSAGVSYNLEGSFEYRITPHWFFGGYLAIDRSDFYEPNFGQLYIRYYFNPVYGTLEFPGTPIIPYADF comes from the coding sequence TTGATACACACTCTGTTGAGTGGCTCTTGAGTCAGATCAATATTGGTGAAGTACAAGAAAATAAAGACTTAATTGCCGATAGCTTACAAAAGTTATTGGCAATTGCACCTAATCGAATAGAAAGCCAGTGTGCGCTTGCTCGCTATGAGTTTGCTAATGGTAAAGCGGTGCAAGCAAATCAAATTTTAAGAAAAATAGATAATAGCAACACACGCATTCACCCTTGTGTTGAGCAGCTAAGGTTAATTGCTCGGCTAGAAAACCAAGATAAAGCAGATATACAGCAAGCAAAATTACTTGCACGTGCCGGGCGCTTTGAACAAGCACGATTAATTTACAACTCTCTTTTTAAAAACACCTATCCAAGCTTAGCATTTGAGCTAGAGCACTTAAGTTGGTACGCACAAGACCAAAGCCAATGGCAAAACGTAAAAAAAGGCTACGAAAGGCTACTACGCAGTTACGAAAACATCGGGGCGGTTGATATTGCATATGCACGCCATCTGTTGAGAAAAAACCCAACCGATGACAGTGCGTTAACTATTTTAAGTAGATATGGCTCGACTTCTCGCTACAGTAATGAAGTAGAAGCGATATGGTTAGGTGCTTTATCTAATATGCAATTAAATAGCACAACTGATAAACAGTTTCAGCGCTACTTTAGCGTGTATCCGTTTAGCAGCAAAGGTGAATTGCAATATCAAGATTTCAAAAAAGATCTAAAAGCACGACAAAAATTATTAGCCAACCCTGCCTACCAGCTATGGGTTAAAGGTGAAGCCTTACTTGAGCAAAACAAGCTCGTTGCCGCAGAGCCACTTTTATTAAAAGCACTCAGAGGGCGCCCGAAGGATGGCGCGATTATGCGTAGCTTGGGCATCTTATACTTACGAATGGGTAAAAATCAAAAGTCATATAATTACTTTACACGAGCACAAAGCAACACCGCTGATTTTGCAGAGCGTGAAACATTAAAAGAGTTAGCTGCAACGGCTAAGTTTTGGCTTTATATTCGTCAAGCGAAAGAAGCAACAAACGAACGCCAATTTAAAACTGCAAAATTAAAGTTAGACTTAGCTGATACCTTAAATCAAGACCCCGCTACTATTTTATATAACCGTGGCTTATTGCAATTTGCACAAGGTAACTACTCTCAGGCAGCCGCCATATACCAAACTGTGCTTAAAAATGAGCCTTTAAACAACGGCGCCTTAACAGGGTTATTAGAAATTGCTGAATTGGACAACAATGAACAATCGTTAATCAAATTTTATAATGCGTTATCTAGTGCCCAAAAAGCGCAACTAAAACCGATATATTCAGCAACGTTAAGTAGCCAGCTTCGCGAAAAAGCACGTCAATATAACGATGCAGGCGATACAGAGCTTGCTGAGAAAACCTTAAAAGAGGCCATTGAACTGGCCCCTGAGCAGCCTTGGCTTTATTACGATTTAGCGTTTATTTATCAACAAAATGGGTTAACTCAAAAGGCAAAAACGTTATTTAATAATGTGCTTTGGCAGTTTCCTCTTAATCCACAATTACGTTATAGCCATGCTTTATTTTTACGCTCAATAGATGATTATCAAGGCGCTTTAAACACCTTAGATTATGTGCCGGTTAATGAGCGAAATGACGACATAATTACTCTTGAGCAGCAGCTTAGGCTCAATGAGTCTCTGCGACGAAGTGAGCGCCACTTAAATAGCAAAAATAGAACCACGGCTATTTTTCATTTAAGTAATTTAGAAGCGCAAAATTTAACACCAGTAATGAAAGCCGAGCTATCGCGTAGCTGGTATCAAATAGATGAGAAAAAACACGCCATAAAGTTAATTAATGATGCATTAAAGACTGAGCCTACTTTATCACCTTATTGGCATATGCTGTATGGAGAATGGCTACTCGAGCAAAATGAGCGCCCAACTGTAGAGCAATGGTTTACCAATTACAGCTTACCTAGTAATGCCAGTACTGGCGAAATAGAACAGTACGTCAATTTATACACTACATATATTAATGAGTATTACGAAGGCGGCGAACTACTAGCAAAGCTAAACCAGCTTGATCAAAAGTACCCAAGTACCCCCGCAACGACCACGGCATTAATAAATGCTAATTTAGCGCTTGAGCAGCGTGAGTCGGCAATTATTGTTTATCAACAAAAACTAAAAAACAATCAGCCAATCGACCCTCAAGCTATGTTAGCAGTTGCAAAAGCATACAGGGAGCTTGGCAACGACTTTCAAGCGAAAGAAGCCACTGAGCGCGCAATAGCACAAACAGATGATCAGCAAGCCTATTTACAACGCCAAATTATGGCCTCGTTAAATGACTTTAATTACGCAGGTGATGCGTTAGCTTTAGCCAATCAATTAATAACTAAATCACCCAATGATAAAGAGCTTAGTTATTTGGGCGCTGAAGTTGCCCGAAACTTTAATGAGCAAGACCAAGCTAAGCAATGGTATTTAAAAACACTATCGAGCGAGCAACGCCTAAACGATGAATCGTTTTACAAACAAATTGCGCGTATAGATGAAAATGATGCGTGGTATATAAACGGTGCTAAACGCGAGCTTATAAATGAGCAAAGCAAAAACCAAGCATACATTGCCATTGGGGTTAACTTTAGTGGCCAAACAAGCACTGAAAGCGAAGCGACGCTTGGCGCTGGCTTAGTCCCTATTGAGGCCTATTTTCCACTTTGGCAGGGTCAAGGGTTTATTAAAATAGACCCAACTAGCATCAGTGCACAAACAACACGCTTTGATGAGCAATTTGCTGGTAGCCGCTACGGCCAAGGTGCACTGTGTATATTTACCTGCGATATTGATGAAGTAAGCCCTGAGCAAGATGGGGTCGATATAGGTATTGGCTGGCAAAATGAGAATTGGCGTGTTGATGTGGGTACTACCCCACTTGGCTTTTTAATTGAAGACATAGTATGGGGTGTAAACTACGCAAACAGCATTGGCGATTTTGGCTATAGCCTAGAGCTCGAAAAACGCCCTGTAACAAGCTCTGTGCTCTCTTATGCTGGGCTTGAAGATGTGAATACCGGTGAAATTTGGGGCGGCGTGCGTTCAACTGGCCTAACTGCCAACCTATCTCATGATTTAGGTGGCGATTGGGGCTTTTGGTCAAGCGCCGACTTTACGCTTTATAAAGGGCAAAATGTTAAAGATAACCAACGCTATAGAGTAATGGGTGGGTCGTATTATCGCGTAATTAGCAATCAAGAGCGCGAATTCACTGTCGGCGCAAGCCTATTACATTGGGCGTATCAGTATAATTTAAGTGAAGAAACATGGGGCCATGGCGGTTACTATAGCCCACAAAACTACGTTGGGTTGTCACTGCCTTTAAGCTACGATGCGCGCTGGGGTGATGATTTTGTTTATCGCTTAAAAACGGGCATATCGTATTCGCAAACAAAAACCCAAGCGATTGACTTTTATCCCAACGATACAGACTTGCAACTACAAGCCTACGATAGAGAGTCGATAACCGGAGTAGACCCTGTATTTGAGAGTGATGACAGCGCAGGCGTGTCATACAATCTTGAAGGGAGCTTTGAGTACCGTATAACGCCGCATTGGTTTTTTGGTGGTTACTTAGCAATTGACCGCTCTGATTTTTATGAGCCGAACTTTGGCCAGCTGTATATTCGTTACTATTTCAATCCTGTGTACGGGACGTTAGAGTTTCCTGGCACCCCAATTATTCCTTATGCAGACTTTTAA